A genomic window from Streptomyces sp. 846.5 includes:
- a CDS encoding extracellular solute-binding protein, with protein sequence MKRRTFPLAVAALAATLAMTACSVSDTSGSSGSPGAQGSAGKGGAAVKEITFLTFETPNLTPQYWDAAIKRITDKYPDIRVKKLVAPTADRTGYAKQLLASGQFPDVMIAVSPSGFAEAGDLYAWQSAELKDFTEPDGGAINGKVYQLPANTQSIPDVYYRKSMFATAGIAVAPTTYAQLLADSAALKAKGITPFVVGGGKDAFPTVLPLTGTVATDVYRRTPDWMVQRRSGAVKFADPDFVGALAKVGDLAKRGYIDKRMVSLDYASTEQAFLQGKGAMYPMGSWFASAGDASPIKNDIGVFSWPTDDGAPLISEYTGGGLSVSAKAKNLDAAKTFALAFQLDKSNLDGSVRSDALFPAIKGYTPPTDTGPVFKETYDLYQQRVAQNATVKAFSWETGGDGLLPGLSADVYTATQDVILGTKTPQQAAAFLDAQWSKGS encoded by the coding sequence GTGAAGCGCAGAACCTTCCCCCTCGCCGTGGCCGCCCTGGCCGCGACCCTGGCCATGACGGCCTGCTCCGTGTCCGACACTTCTGGCAGCTCGGGCAGTCCGGGCGCCCAGGGCTCCGCCGGCAAGGGCGGCGCGGCGGTCAAGGAGATCACCTTCCTGACCTTCGAGACCCCCAACCTCACTCCGCAGTACTGGGATGCGGCCATCAAGCGGATCACCGACAAATACCCGGACATCAGGGTCAAGAAGCTGGTCGCGCCCACCGCGGACCGCACCGGCTACGCCAAGCAGCTGCTCGCGTCCGGCCAGTTCCCCGACGTGATGATCGCGGTCTCGCCCTCCGGCTTCGCCGAGGCGGGCGACCTGTACGCGTGGCAGTCCGCGGAACTGAAGGACTTCACCGAGCCCGACGGCGGCGCGATCAACGGCAAGGTCTACCAGCTGCCCGCCAACACCCAGTCCATCCCCGACGTCTACTACCGCAAGTCGATGTTCGCCACGGCCGGCATCGCGGTCGCGCCGACGACCTACGCCCAGCTGCTGGCGGACTCGGCCGCGCTCAAGGCCAAGGGCATCACGCCGTTCGTGGTCGGCGGCGGCAAGGACGCCTTCCCGACCGTGCTGCCGCTCACCGGCACCGTCGCCACCGACGTCTACCGCAGGACCCCGGACTGGATGGTCCAACGCCGTTCGGGCGCGGTGAAGTTCGCCGACCCCGACTTCGTCGGCGCCCTGGCCAAGGTCGGGGACCTGGCGAAGCGCGGCTACATCGACAAGCGCATGGTCTCGCTGGACTACGCCTCCACCGAACAGGCCTTCCTGCAGGGCAAGGGCGCGATGTACCCGATGGGCTCCTGGTTCGCCTCGGCCGGGGACGCCAGCCCGATCAAGAACGACATCGGGGTCTTCTCCTGGCCCACGGACGACGGCGCGCCGCTGATCTCGGAGTACACCGGCGGCGGGCTCTCCGTCTCCGCGAAGGCCAAGAACCTGGACGCGGCCAAGACCTTCGCCCTCGCCTTCCAGCTGGACAAGTCCAACCTGGACGGCTCGGTGCGCTCCGACGCGCTCTTCCCGGCGATCAAGGGCTACACCCCGCCCACCGACACCGGCCCGGTCTTCAAGGAGACCTACGACCTGTACCAGCAGCGCGTCGCACAGAACGCCACGGTCAAGGCGTTCTCCTGGGAGACCGGCGGCGACGGGCTGCTGCCCGGCCTCAGCGCCGACGTCTACACCGCGACCCAGGACGTGATCCTCGGAACGAAGACGCCG
- a CDS encoding polysaccharide lyase family 7 protein — protein MNRMKWIAGTVGAVVLAAGVTSAASASTSGSSAKSSVGSSATVAVGSAAAAAPSSISLASWAGLLLPVDSVGHLSGKDARVLKPARLISPWLTRTTSGALTFWAPSGGATTPGSLHSRTELESAVKYAVGTQKHVLTATLQVLRLPESNPEICVAQLHAGGSGGSSPFVMVDFKSGKLYVMVKSGTSAASHFYTLLTGVPLGSSFSYRVADNGNGTLTISAAHGSASQSYTVAVPGVLRGASGHFSAGDYEQGTVSGGANDGGKVLFTALVQS, from the coding sequence ATGAATCGAATGAAGTGGATAGCGGGGACGGTCGGAGCGGTCGTCTTGGCTGCCGGGGTCACCTCGGCGGCATCGGCATCGACCTCGGGCAGTTCGGCGAAGAGCTCTGTCGGCTCGTCAGCCACGGTCGCCGTCGGTTCCGCGGCCGCCGCGGCACCCTCCTCGATCAGCCTGGCCAGTTGGGCCGGGCTGCTGCTCCCGGTCGACTCCGTCGGACACCTGTCGGGGAAGGACGCCCGGGTGCTGAAGCCGGCCCGGCTGATCTCGCCCTGGCTCACCCGGACCACCAGCGGGGCCCTGACCTTCTGGGCGCCCTCCGGAGGGGCCACCACTCCCGGCTCGCTGCATTCACGCACTGAGCTGGAGTCCGCCGTCAAGTACGCCGTGGGCACGCAGAAGCATGTGCTCACCGCCACCCTCCAGGTACTGCGGCTACCCGAGAGCAATCCCGAGATATGCGTCGCGCAGCTGCACGCCGGCGGCAGCGGGGGTTCTTCGCCCTTCGTCATGGTGGACTTCAAGTCCGGCAAGCTCTACGTCATGGTGAAGTCGGGAACGAGCGCGGCATCGCATTTCTACACGCTGCTCACCGGCGTGCCGCTGGGCAGCTCGTTCTCCTATCGCGTTGCGGACAACGGCAATGGAACGCTGACCATCTCGGCGGCCCACGGCAGCGCGAGCCAGTCGTACACGGTTGCCGTCCCGGGTGTTCTGCGCGGTGCCTCCGGGCACTTCTCGGCCGGTGACTACGAGCAGGGCACGGTGAGCGGCGGAGCGAACGATGGCGGCAAGGTGCTGTTCACGGCTCTGGTCCAGAGTTAG
- a CDS encoding LacI family DNA-binding transcriptional regulator, whose amino-acid sequence MPDTRPHRTTPGRRVTINDVARATGVSRQTVSRAINDKSEIDPATRARVLDVAQQMGYRPSRFARGMIRPGVTTLGLIIADVLNPFFPEVVAGVLEAADLRGWQVVVYSTGSDPAKEPALAETVTEQADACVAFLANPEAIDRIAASGLPFVLLDKDGRASAVAGVRIDFASGVRQALQHLRERGHRQVAMLDDAAHRGPGLDLDGPPDPRRDLFPVLAAELGLHTDRAAIHPAANSVEGGGGAIQELLARRPEVTAVFCYNDLIAIGAVRGAMRCGRSVPGDLAAIGFDGLALSELVDPPLTTVHIDKRRLGHLAVQEAETLMAGSHEAVEAVVTPHLVIRSTT is encoded by the coding sequence GTGCCCGACACCAGGCCCCACCGGACCACCCCCGGCAGACGGGTGACCATCAACGACGTGGCCCGGGCCACCGGCGTCTCCCGGCAGACCGTCTCCCGCGCGATCAACGACAAGTCGGAGATCGACCCGGCCACCCGGGCCCGAGTGCTGGACGTCGCCCAGCAGATGGGCTACCGCCCGAGCCGCTTCGCCCGCGGCATGATCAGACCCGGCGTCACCACGCTCGGCCTGATCATCGCCGACGTGCTCAACCCGTTCTTCCCGGAAGTGGTCGCCGGCGTGCTGGAGGCCGCGGACCTGCGCGGCTGGCAGGTGGTGGTCTACTCGACCGGCTCCGACCCGGCCAAGGAACCCGCCCTCGCCGAGACCGTGACCGAACAGGCCGACGCCTGCGTCGCCTTCCTCGCCAACCCCGAGGCCATCGACCGGATCGCCGCGTCCGGCCTCCCGTTCGTACTGCTCGACAAGGACGGACGGGCCTCCGCCGTGGCCGGCGTCCGGATCGACTTCGCATCCGGCGTACGCCAGGCCCTGCAGCACCTCCGCGAGCGCGGCCACCGGCAGGTCGCCATGCTCGACGACGCCGCCCACCGCGGGCCCGGCCTGGACCTGGACGGCCCGCCCGACCCGCGCCGCGACCTGTTCCCGGTCCTCGCCGCCGAGCTCGGACTGCACACCGACCGCGCCGCGATCCACCCCGCGGCCAACTCGGTGGAGGGCGGCGGCGGCGCCATCCAGGAACTGCTGGCCCGCCGCCCCGAGGTCACCGCCGTGTTCTGCTACAACGACCTGATCGCCATCGGCGCCGTCCGCGGGGCCATGCGCTGCGGCCGCAGCGTTCCCGGAGACCTGGCCGCCATCGGCTTCGACGGCCTCGCCCTAAGCGAGCTGGTCGACCCGCCGCTGACCACCGTCCACATCGACAAGCGCCGGCTCGGCCACCTGGCCGTCCAGGAGGCGGAGACCCTGATGGCCGGCTCGCACGAGGCCGTCGAGGCCGTGGTCACCCCGCACCTGGTCATCCGCTCGACCACCTGA